From a single Lewinella sp. LCG006 genomic region:
- a CDS encoding sensor histidine kinase, translating to MKSPYSSVFRNIFFLALSLGFNSLLPGQSTQPSFFHYTTENGLPSSECYEVIQDREGYIWISTDNGVSRFDGYEFKNYGTEEGLLDKTVLFMHEDHRGWIWMSTFSGNFYIHRADTIAAYEYNYLLQEHRNKYYLVREFAVDQQGTLYASLSNLGILSITSNGHSNLRGPALFSSLGAFLIENSALLFEELPPNTSEEKGDKINSYLRKQRLPFDLIRPNGRDTTLMIPVNILNNANKDLRDVHGHQFFPLANDQFLLEYIDYLLLINNDGNFSIHSPKLPSINSLAQLKNGRILLGLNAKSGLLLFKDLANVLDGKPEQTFFQGYTVSHLLEDNQGGIWVATLEDGIFYLPCIEVQILHNNYNNEIDQQLSQLAPYSKEDALAMFENGDLVTLSKDGSYSPFLAPDEKQGVEKITYHPDQKMFFLYPFFQFWNTHWNKLSHVRPNNIQAANLRIGQLKQDIVNRHQLWATEYQNRAVLLKLLMEDQEISIIQSLSLENKSRIRCLVQTSDHEMAIGDMNGLYFYDLQKKSTLHYPVTDSLNIRINELEVLPAGQIIAATHGKGLAIINQSKDHIRFLTMADGLNSNTITHLIVDPKGQIWTGSQNGANRITFQGDSITITTYSTAFGLPANNINDLDIWADQIAITTSKGVALLPLYDAKPTAPPANFLYEVYLNQSLLDLKQNPSLSYQDNTLRFVFYYLDFRYMGKLRYRYRLNPDQAWITTNSKELMLTSLNPGSYSMEIEVIIPGQSYRPHQEASFTIAPPFWQLAWVKTLALVIILGTGYMLVNAYIQRLRQQGEKAKMAKEIDALRQQAYRAQMNPHFIFNCMSTIQGMIIGGKTEQENAIKMISRFSLLIRSALEASHEEQVSLKDELDLLNNYLSLEKIRFHDSFDYEITLDSSLEPDWVQLPPMLVQPFVENAVLHGMEGKKEGGKISVNYQDRDDYLLVTISDNGPGISTTKAQKLQNKSIYRHKSLGITITQRRLEILNHPGYELQVEEPRDDNGKIIGTIIKLQLPIS from the coding sequence ATGAAATCACCCTACTCCAGCGTCTTCCGAAACATCTTTTTCCTCGCCCTTAGCTTAGGCTTCAATAGCTTATTGCCTGGACAATCCACCCAACCTTCTTTTTTTCATTACACCACCGAAAATGGGTTGCCCAGCTCTGAATGTTATGAAGTCATTCAGGACCGTGAGGGTTACATCTGGATATCAACCGATAATGGCGTCAGCCGCTTTGATGGCTACGAATTCAAGAACTACGGTACCGAAGAAGGGCTGCTTGATAAAACGGTGCTTTTCATGCACGAAGATCACCGGGGGTGGATTTGGATGAGTACTTTTTCCGGTAACTTTTATATCCATCGTGCAGATACCATTGCAGCCTACGAATACAACTACCTCCTACAGGAGCATCGGAACAAGTATTATCTCGTAAGAGAGTTCGCCGTTGACCAACAAGGAACACTGTATGCATCACTCTCAAACCTTGGTATCTTAAGCATTACCAGTAATGGGCATTCCAACCTCAGAGGCCCTGCGCTATTCTCCTCTCTCGGAGCTTTTCTCATAGAAAATTCAGCCTTATTGTTTGAAGAACTGCCCCCTAATACCAGTGAAGAGAAAGGGGACAAAATCAACAGCTATTTGCGAAAGCAGAGGTTGCCTTTTGATCTGATTCGCCCCAACGGTAGGGACACGACCTTAATGATCCCTGTTAATATTCTCAACAATGCCAACAAAGATCTACGCGACGTTCACGGGCATCAGTTTTTTCCGCTTGCCAATGACCAATTTTTACTCGAATACATCGACTATCTCCTCTTAATCAACAATGATGGCAATTTCAGCATCCACAGCCCTAAACTACCCAGTATCAACTCTTTAGCTCAACTAAAGAATGGGCGAATTTTATTGGGACTTAATGCTAAGTCAGGATTATTGTTATTCAAGGATTTGGCCAATGTATTGGACGGGAAACCAGAACAGACTTTTTTCCAGGGCTATACCGTCTCTCATTTACTTGAAGATAATCAAGGAGGAATATGGGTAGCTACTTTGGAAGATGGTATTTTTTATTTACCCTGTATTGAGGTGCAAATTCTCCACAACAATTACAACAATGAAATTGATCAACAACTTAGCCAACTAGCCCCCTATTCAAAAGAGGATGCTTTAGCGATGTTTGAAAACGGTGACTTAGTCACCCTGAGTAAAGATGGCAGCTACTCCCCTTTTCTGGCTCCAGATGAAAAACAAGGCGTAGAAAAAATCACCTATCATCCTGACCAAAAGATGTTTTTCCTTTATCCTTTTTTTCAATTCTGGAATACACATTGGAATAAACTTTCGCATGTACGTCCCAATAATATTCAAGCTGCTAACCTTAGGATAGGCCAGCTCAAACAGGATATAGTTAATCGTCATCAGCTTTGGGCGACAGAATACCAGAACCGAGCAGTACTCTTAAAGCTGTTAATGGAAGACCAGGAAATATCAATTATCCAGTCCCTCTCCTTAGAAAACAAATCGCGTATCCGTTGTCTTGTTCAAACCTCAGATCATGAGATGGCCATTGGTGATATGAACGGCCTCTATTTCTATGACCTCCAGAAAAAATCAACGCTCCATTACCCCGTCACCGACAGTCTTAACATCAGAATAAACGAATTGGAAGTTTTGCCTGCGGGCCAAATCATTGCTGCGACCCACGGCAAAGGGCTGGCTATTATCAATCAAAGCAAAGATCACATCCGCTTTCTAACAATGGCAGATGGCTTGAACAGTAATACCATTACCCACCTAATTGTCGATCCCAAGGGGCAAATATGGACTGGCAGCCAGAATGGTGCAAACAGAATCACTTTCCAAGGAGACTCAATAACGATCACTACCTATAGTACCGCATTTGGCCTACCGGCCAACAACATCAACGACCTAGATATTTGGGCAGACCAAATAGCCATCACCACCAGTAAAGGTGTAGCACTGCTCCCCTTGTACGATGCTAAGCCGACAGCCCCTCCTGCAAACTTTCTCTACGAAGTCTACCTCAATCAGTCTTTGCTCGACTTAAAACAAAATCCTAGTTTATCCTACCAAGACAATACTTTACGATTCGTTTTCTACTACCTGGATTTCCGCTACATGGGCAAGCTCCGCTATCGCTATCGCCTAAATCCTGATCAAGCATGGATCACTACCAATAGCAAGGAACTGATGCTAACCAGCTTGAATCCAGGTAGCTACTCAATGGAGATTGAGGTAATTATTCCTGGCCAATCTTATCGGCCACACCAAGAGGCTTCTTTTACTATTGCCCCTCCATTCTGGCAGCTGGCCTGGGTAAAAACACTGGCTTTAGTCATTATTCTAGGGACGGGCTACATGCTGGTCAACGCTTATATTCAGCGCCTTCGTCAACAAGGTGAAAAAGCAAAAATGGCCAAAGAAATCGATGCTTTACGCCAACAAGCCTACCGCGCACAAATGAATCCCCATTTTATTTTCAACTGCATGAGTACCATTCAGGGGATGATCATTGGCGGAAAAACCGAGCAGGAAAACGCGATAAAAATGATTTCCCGCTTCTCTCTCCTGATCAGGTCGGCACTAGAAGCCTCTCACGAAGAGCAGGTAAGCCTCAAAGACGAACTTGATTTGCTCAACAATTATCTTTCTCTTGAAAAAATTCGTTTTCACGATAGCTTTGACTACGAGATCACGCTGGATAGCTCTCTGGAACCCGATTGGGTACAGCTCCCTCCTATGCTCGTACAGCCCTTCGTAGAAAATGCAGTGCTGCACGGAATGGAGGGCAAAAAAGAAGGGGGTAAAATCAGTGTCAACTACCAAGACCGAGATGATTATTTGTTAGTAACCATCAGCGACAATGGCCCCGGCATTAGTACCACTAAAGCGCAAAAATTACAAAACAAGAGTATTTACCGTCACAAATCACTGGGAATTACCATCACCCAGCGTCGTTTAGAAATACTCAATCATCCCGGATATGAACTCCAGGTAGAGGAACCTCGTGATGACAATGGTAAAATTATCGGTACGATCATCAAGCTACAACTACCTATTTCTTGA
- a CDS encoding histidine kinase, producing the protein MLRFTLQTTTTRARKTMHGSLPISSVQRIFWLINLLLSSGLTIAQSVQPSFFHYTTENGLPSSECYEVIQDRKGYIWISTDNGVSRFNGYEFNNYGTEEGLIDKTVLQLQEDHRGWIWMSTFSGNLYIHRGDTIAAYEYNTRLQDIRNKYYLVDNFRVHENGDLELGLRGYARALITTTGEIILNLTSCVAEDYFSIYYDSETNFPLHMSYELADMTKEEGEDYLAWWYDNNIFQLTLFDKGKEPIIYQFPANQKDAAKQQGGSRAYTFPLAQGIIIQHLDSLYYLPKPGMEQYFTGHSPGYINCVYTDDQGIIYVGYNLLEGLKVFNSVTEFLNNNPSTILLKGHTVTHVFKDQWEGLWITTLENGVFYAPAPKNLTINISPQKEGDLMTSISASEDQGIFVAQASGSVFLIDTLLQVQKHSFLDNMNSVAGLLTIPKLPLLSASPLKYWSGNSWQLFTTYSTSNKLWVGLAIKKLIPALVPHSFWGLHASRGLYKFAFENEELLISQFYPLRGSNKLTALVEETPEKVWVGALDGLFQLADTQAPLIAMSGHSIYKERVEDICSIPGGGIVVATRGSGIYLLRGDSLTIWSEREGLDANTISHVYVKNDILWAVSSKGINRIPLKEGIEKNYIFSKKDGIPNEEISDIAFLGEDLFVLSQYHITKINPAQINQPAPPPVYIHDILLNGSPIHHRNLQSLSWEERNIQLAYHFLDYSQSGKIDYRFRLKPDDQWVYTKNNTLDLLNLNSDEYLLEIQARDKSGQWVTAQPLSILIAPPFWQTIWFIAIVIFIVFLISYAIFIRRMKELAKEKERIALQEQVSQLKQQAYRAQMNPHFIFNCMSTIQGMIIGDYHDQDQAVKMLANFSRLIRMSLEFSEAETLSLEEEVSLLENYLSLEKIRFNHNFSYSIEVAPDLDPDWIRLPPMLVQPFVENAVLHGMEQKKGDGIIIIRYEQKATELQVKIIDNGPGISVTKAQKQKNKSKYQHKSLGMTITQRRLEILNHKDYHFQIEEPKDDQGKTLGTTVTINIPVFS; encoded by the coding sequence GTGTTACGCTTTACTTTACAAACCACAACTACTCGCGCGAGGAAGACAATGCATGGCTCTCTGCCCATATCAAGCGTTCAACGCATCTTTTGGCTTATCAACCTGCTGTTAAGTTCAGGCTTGACGATCGCTCAGTCGGTTCAACCTTCTTTTTTTCATTACACCACTGAAAATGGGTTGCCCAGCTCTGAATGTTATGAAGTCATCCAAGACCGCAAAGGATATATTTGGATATCAACCGATAACGGTGTAAGTAGATTTAATGGTTACGAATTTAACAATTACGGAACAGAAGAGGGCCTGATCGACAAAACAGTACTCCAGCTTCAAGAAGACCACCGCGGTTGGATCTGGATGAGTACTTTTTCCGGCAACCTCTACATACACCGGGGTGATACGATTGCCGCTTATGAATACAATACTCGCTTACAGGATATAAGAAATAAGTATTATCTGGTTGATAATTTCAGGGTACACGAAAACGGCGATTTAGAGCTAGGCCTGCGAGGGTATGCCAGAGCACTTATCACAACAACGGGGGAAATTATTCTAAACCTCACCTCTTGCGTTGCAGAAGACTATTTCAGTATTTACTATGATAGTGAAACCAATTTTCCACTCCACATGTCCTACGAATTGGCAGATATGACAAAAGAAGAGGGCGAGGATTACTTAGCATGGTGGTACGACAATAATATTTTCCAACTCACCTTATTTGACAAAGGAAAAGAACCCATAATTTACCAATTCCCAGCTAACCAAAAAGATGCAGCAAAACAGCAAGGAGGAAGCCGGGCTTATACCTTTCCCCTCGCACAAGGCATCATTATTCAACACCTGGACTCCCTCTACTACTTACCAAAGCCAGGCATGGAGCAATATTTTACCGGCCACTCTCCAGGCTACATTAACTGTGTTTACACCGATGATCAAGGGATCATCTACGTAGGATATAATCTTTTGGAAGGACTAAAAGTATTTAATTCAGTCACGGAATTTCTCAATAACAATCCATCTACTATTTTACTGAAAGGACATACGGTTACCCATGTATTCAAAGATCAATGGGAGGGATTGTGGATAACGACGCTTGAGAATGGTGTCTTTTATGCACCAGCACCAAAAAATCTGACGATCAATATCAGTCCGCAGAAGGAAGGAGACCTCATGACGAGCATTAGTGCCAGCGAAGACCAGGGAATTTTTGTTGCCCAGGCCTCAGGATCGGTCTTCCTGATTGATACACTTTTACAAGTCCAGAAGCATTCTTTTTTAGACAACATGAATAGTGTTGCCGGACTTCTAACCATACCCAAGCTCCCACTTCTAAGTGCTTCGCCTCTCAAATACTGGAGCGGGAATAGCTGGCAACTCTTTACCACTTATTCCACTTCTAATAAACTTTGGGTGGGCTTGGCTATCAAAAAGCTTATTCCTGCATTGGTACCTCATAGCTTCTGGGGTCTACATGCCTCACGCGGTTTATACAAATTTGCCTTTGAAAACGAGGAGCTTCTTATTTCACAATTCTATCCTTTACGGGGCAGCAATAAACTCACCGCTCTTGTAGAAGAGACTCCCGAAAAAGTATGGGTAGGTGCATTGGATGGCTTGTTTCAGCTTGCGGATACACAAGCCCCACTGATAGCAATGTCTGGTCATTCAATTTACAAGGAGAGAGTGGAAGACATTTGTAGTATACCAGGAGGTGGGATCGTAGTGGCCACCAGGGGTAGTGGTATTTACTTGCTGCGAGGAGATTCTTTGACCATCTGGTCAGAAAGAGAAGGGCTTGACGCCAACACCATTAGCCATGTATACGTAAAAAACGACATCCTTTGGGCGGTTAGTAGCAAAGGTATCAATCGTATTCCTTTAAAAGAGGGCATCGAGAAAAACTACATTTTTTCTAAAAAGGACGGTATTCCTAATGAAGAGATTAGTGACATTGCCTTTCTCGGAGAAGACTTGTTCGTACTCTCTCAGTACCATATTACAAAAATTAATCCTGCCCAAATAAATCAGCCTGCTCCCCCCCCTGTTTATATCCATGATATCCTATTAAACGGGAGCCCTATTCATCACCGTAATCTTCAATCATTGAGCTGGGAGGAGAGAAACATCCAACTCGCTTACCATTTCCTTGATTATTCTCAATCTGGAAAAATAGATTATCGCTTTCGCTTAAAACCGGATGACCAATGGGTATATACTAAAAACAACACCCTTGATTTACTCAACCTGAATTCAGATGAATATCTTCTGGAAATCCAGGCCAGGGATAAGTCTGGCCAATGGGTCACTGCCCAACCATTAAGTATCCTGATTGCTCCACCTTTCTGGCAAACCATCTGGTTTATTGCCATTGTTATTTTTATCGTTTTTTTGATCAGTTACGCCATTTTCATCCGCAGAATGAAGGAACTGGCCAAGGAAAAAGAACGCATTGCACTGCAAGAGCAAGTAAGCCAACTCAAGCAACAAGCCTACCGCGCACAAATGAACCCCCATTTTATTTTCAACTGCATGAGTACCATTCAGGGGATGATCATTGGTGACTATCACGACCAAGATCAGGCGGTAAAAATGCTGGCCAACTTCTCCCGCCTGATTCGCATGTCTTTAGAATTTTCGGAAGCGGAAACACTAAGCCTGGAGGAAGAAGTAAGCCTTTTGGAAAATTACTTATCCCTGGAAAAAATCCGCTTTAATCACAATTTTTCTTATTCTATTGAAGTCGCGCCAGATTTGGATCCGGATTGGATTAGGCTGCCGCCAATGCTCGTGCAACCCTTCGTGGAAAATGCCGTCTTGCACGGCATGGAACAAAAGAAGGGAGATGGAATAATCATTATCCGATACGAACAAAAAGCAACAGAACTCCAAGTAAAAATCATCGACAATGGCCCCGGCATTAGTGTCACCAAGGCTCAAAAACAAAAAAACAAAAGCAAATACCAACACAAATCATTGGGGATGACCATTACCCAGCGGCGATTGGAAATTCTTAATCATAAAGACTACCATTTCCAGATCGAAGAACCAAAGGATGACCAGGGAAAAACACTTGGCACAACGGTTACGATTAACATTCCTGTTTTCAGTTAA
- a CDS encoding LytR/AlgR family response regulator transcription factor gives MKNSLRALLIDDETTARITLSRILKMYCPEVLIVGEAANIIDAGKLIHQLEPEIVFLDIRIGQHTGFDLLEMLKTHDFQLVFVTAYDQYAIQAFQYSALDYLLKPIDPDRLIAVVQKCLKEKNNHQLTGRLQAMREDWEKKEPETIIVNNEQGYHFIPLAELMRLSSDRGTTAFHSKNQAVITVAKNIGDFAKMLPVSTFFRCHQSHIINFRWVSSYLFQDGGTIIMRDKTPVPLARARREEFIKKIKNF, from the coding sequence ATGAAAAACAGCTTGAGAGCACTCTTGATCGACGACGAAACGACCGCCCGTATTACCCTTTCCCGTATCCTGAAAATGTATTGCCCGGAAGTCCTTATCGTTGGTGAAGCAGCCAACATTATTGATGCAGGCAAACTGATCCATCAGTTGGAACCAGAGATTGTATTCCTTGATATTCGCATTGGACAACACACGGGCTTCGACCTGTTGGAGATGCTTAAGACCCACGATTTTCAGCTGGTCTTTGTTACTGCTTATGACCAGTATGCGATTCAGGCTTTTCAATACAGTGCACTAGATTACCTCTTAAAACCTATCGACCCTGATCGGCTTATTGCTGTTGTACAAAAGTGCCTGAAGGAAAAGAATAATCATCAGTTAACGGGCCGCTTGCAGGCCATGCGCGAAGATTGGGAAAAGAAGGAACCTGAGACCATCATAGTAAACAATGAGCAGGGCTACCATTTTATTCCTTTAGCAGAACTGATGCGTCTGAGTTCCGACCGGGGGACTACTGCCTTTCACAGTAAAAATCAAGCCGTAATAACAGTCGCAAAAAACATTGGTGACTTTGCCAAAATGCTCCCTGTAAGCACCTTTTTTCGCTGTCATCAGTCGCATATCATCAATTTTCGGTGGGTTTCCAGTTATTTATTTCAGGACGGTGGTACAATCATCATGCGTGACAAAACTCCCGTACCTTTAGCCCGGGCCAGAAGAGAGGAGTTTATCAAAAAGATAAAAAATTTTTAA